The following are encoded together in the Oncorhynchus masou masou isolate Uvic2021 chromosome 5, UVic_Omas_1.1, whole genome shotgun sequence genome:
- the LOC135539479 gene encoding acylphosphatase-2-like isoform X1: MGSVESLYSLVLSLGVILLAMSTNVDVGGEKLASVDFEIFGNVQGVCFRMYTEDQGKKLGVNGWVKNTREGTVVGQLQGPHDKVKEMKVWLSKVGSPSSRIDHAEFSNERDIPKLEIHGFGTRY; encoded by the exons ATGGGTAGTGTGGAAAGCCTATATAGTTTAGTTTTATCCTTAGGGGTTATTTTACTTGCCATGTCTACCAACGTTGATGTTGGAGGTGAAAAGCTTGCCTCTGTAGATTTCGAGATATTCGGGAACGTCCAGG GTGTTTGCTTCAGAATG TACACAGAAGACCAGGGGAAGAAGCTGGGTGTTAATGGCTGGGTGAAGAACACAAGAGAAGGAACCGTGGTTGGCCAGTTACAGGGGCCCCATGACAAGGTCAAGGAAAT GAAGGTGTGGCTGAGTAAGGTGGGGAGTCCCAGCTCACGCATTGACCACGCCGAGTTCTCTAATGAGAGGGACATCCCCAAACTGGAAATCCATGGCTTTGGCACTCGCTACTGA
- the LOC135539479 gene encoding acylphosphatase-2-like isoform X2 yields the protein MYTEDQGKKLGVNGWVKNTREGTVVGQLQGPHDKVKEMKVWLSKVGSPSSRIDHAEFSNERDIPKLEIHGFGTRY from the exons ATG TACACAGAAGACCAGGGGAAGAAGCTGGGTGTTAATGGCTGGGTGAAGAACACAAGAGAAGGAACCGTGGTTGGCCAGTTACAGGGGCCCCATGACAAGGTCAAGGAAAT GAAGGTGTGGCTGAGTAAGGTGGGGAGTCCCAGCTCACGCATTGACCACGCCGAGTTCTCTAATGAGAGGGACATCCCCAAACTGGAAATCCATGGCTTTGGCACTCGCTACTGA